Below is a genomic region from Streptomyces roseoviridis.
GGCCACCACGTCGTCGAGCTGGAGGTGGACGGACCGGAAACGGGGGCCGACCACGTTCCAGTGGACCTGCTTGGCCACCAGGGCGAGGTCGACCAGGTCGACCAGCGCGCCCTGCAGGGCGTTGCCGACCGTCTTCAGGTCGGCATCGGACAGGGAGCTCTTCACGACAGTCATGCGTACTCTCCAACTTCGGTCGTACGGTTCCCCCAACGATGTCACGCATCACCCGAATCCGGCATCTCAAACGTAATCAACTGATTACCGGACCAAGGGCCGGCGGGGCGAGGGACCGAAGTCCCGTCCGGGCATGAGGAAAGCCCCGGCCGGCACCCTGACCAGGGCACCGACCGGGGCTTCACCCCGTGTCGTTCTCAGGCGGCGACGACGTCCACGGCCTCCGCGGGTGCCTTGATGGTCACCCGCTCGGTGGGCACACCGGCCACCGACGTCACCGACACCGAATTGAGCATCGGCCGTACCGGCGCCGGCACCGGTTCGCTCGCCCTTGCCGATTCGGCAAGTTCGGCCAGCGACAGCTCGTCGCTCACTTCGCGCATGAGCTCGGACATCCGTACGTCCAGCGCGTCGCAGATCGCGGAGAGCAGTTCGGAGGAAGCCTCCTTCTGCCCCCGCTCCACCTCGGAGAGATAGCCGAGTGAGACTCGGGCGGAGGAGGAGACTTCGCGCAGAGTACGGCCCTGGCGCTGGCGCTGCCGACGCAGCACGTCACCCAACAGGCGACGGAGCAGAATCATCGGTGGCTCCCTCCTCGGACCGCGTAGCCGCATCCTTCACGCCCCACCGTACCGCCTCGCGCCGCGGCCGTGCGGGGAGCGATGTCGTGTTCACTCATGGCTGCAAACATCAATCTCCCCCGTTCTGTTCCGTATCCTGTGCCCGCGCATTTTCCGAGTGTTCGTCGGCGAGCAGTTCACGCAGCAATTCGAGCACGCTCCGTACACTCTCTCTACGGATTTCCGCTCGATCGCCGTTCAACCGCAGCGCGGCCACCTTCCCCGCCGCCGCGGCCCCGCCGGGCTGCCCCGAGGGCCCCGCGACGGCCACGTAGACGGTGCCCACGGGCTGCCCGTCCTGCGGATCGGGCCCGGCGACACCGGTCGTCGCCAGCCCCCAGTCGGCGCCGAGCCGGGCCCGCACACCGGCCGCCATCTGCAGCGCGACGTCCGGGTCGACCGCTCCGCGCTCCGCCAGAAGGGCCGCGTCCACGCCGAGCAGCAGCTGCTTGAGGGGCGTCGCATAGGCCGTGACGGATCCGCGGAAGGACTTCGAGGCACCGGGTACCCCGGTGAGCTCCGCGGCCACCAGACCGCCCGTGAGGGACTCCGCGACGGCCAGCGTGTGACCACGCTCCGCGAGCAGCGCCAGCACCCGGGCGGCTTCGTTCATCGTGCGCCAGCCCCCGAACCGGCCGGACCGGCCCCGGAACCGGCCTGCGAGGCGGCTTCCGCCGCCGCGGCCGCCCGCTCCTGTGCGAGCCCGCGACGGCGCAGCACGACCGCCTGCCGCACGTAGTCCAGACCGGTGACGACCGTCAGCACGACGGCCACCGCCATCACCCAGAAGCGCAGGGTGGCGAGTGGACCGGTGAGCATCAGCACGTACATGCCGACCGCGGTGCCCTGGGCGAGGGTCTTCATCTTGCCGCCGCGACTGGCCGGAATCACCCCGTGCCGGATCACCCAGAACCGCATCAGCGTGATGCCGAGCTCCCGGGCGAGGATCACCGCCGTGACCCACCAGGGCAGGTCGCCGAGGGCGGACAGACAGATCAGGCCGGCCGCCATGATCGCCTTGTCGGCGATCGGGTCGGCGATCTTCCCGAAGTCGGTGACCAGGTTGTACGCCCGCGCCAGGTGCCCGTCGAAGATGTCCGTGATCATGGCGACGGCGAACGCCGCCCAGGCCCAGGCACGCCACGCGGGGTCGTGTCCGCCGTCCTGGAGCAGCAGCACCACGAAGCCGGGCACGAGCACGAGCCGGACCATGGTCAGGATGTTGGCGATGTTCCAGAGGCTGGCCTGATTGACGGCCGCCGCGCCCAGCTTTCCGCGCGGCGCCGGCCTTCCGGACCCGCCCGTCGCGGATGCCGGGACTCCGGTCATCTGCCCGCCTCCTCGGCCTCGGGGGCCTGGGGGTCGATCCCCAGGTTCGCGCGGCACTCGGCCACCAGGTCGACGCCCTCGGTGGCGACGACCTCGGCCCTGACCATACGGCCCGGGGCCAGGTCGAGGCCCTCGGCGGAGTCCGCGGGCAGGAGCACCTGGCCGTCGGTCTCGGGCGCCTGGTGCGCGGCCCGGCCGATCCAGCCGTCCTCCTCCTCGTCGAAGGACTCCACCAGTACTTCCAGGGTCTCGCCGATCCGCTCTTCCGCACGCTGGGCGGTGAGCTCCTCGGCGAGCCGGGACAGGTGGGCGAGGCGCTCGTCGACCACGTCCTGGGGCAGCTTGTGCTCGTACGTGGCGGCCTCGGTGCCGTCCTCGTCGGAGTAGCCGAACACGCCGATGGCGTCGAGGCGGGCGTGGGTGACGAAGCGTTCCAGCTCGGCGAAGTCCGCCTCGGTCTCGCCGGGGAAGCCGACGATGAAGTTGGAGCGGGCGCCGGCGGTCGGGGCCTTGGAGCGGATGGTCTCCAGCAGCTCGAGGAAGCGGTCGGTGTCGCCGAAGCGGCGCATGGCCCGCAGCACGTCCGGGGCGCTGTGCTGGAACGACAGGTCGAAGTAGGGGGCGACCTTCTCGGTGGAGGTGAGCACGTCGATCAGGCCGGGACGCATCTCGGCGGGCTGCAGGTAGCTGACCCGGACCCGCTCGATGCCGTCGACCGCCGCCAGCTCGGGCAGCAGGCTCTCCAGGAGGCGGATGTCGCCGAGGTCCTTGCCGTACGAGGTGTTGTTCTCGGAGACCAGCATGATCTCCTTCACGCCCTGCTCGGCGAGCCAGCGCGTCTCGTTCAGCACGTCCGAGGGACGGCGGGAGACGAAGGAGCCGCGGAAGGAGGGGATGGCGCAGAACGTGCAGCGCCGGTCGCAGCCGGAGGCCAGCTTCACGGAGGCGACGGGGCTGCTGTCCAGGCGGCGGCGCAGCGGCGCGCGGGGCCCGGAGGCGGGTGCGAGGCCCTCGGGGAGGTCCGTCAGGTCGGCGGCGGGCTCGTCCGCGGGGGTCTCGGCGGGGGCGGCTCCGTCGCCGTGCCCGGGCAGGGCCACGGCGGCCGCGGCCTTCTGCCGCTCCACCGGAGACAGCGGCAGCAGCTGGCGGCGGTCGCGCGGCGCGTGCGCCTCGACGCTGCCGCCGCTGAGGATGGTCTGGAGGCGGTTGGAGATGTCCGCGTAGTCGTCGAAGCCGAGCACGCCGTCGGCCTCGGGCAGCGCGTCGGCGAGTTCCTTGCCGTAGCGCTCGGCCATGCAGCCGACGGCGACGACGGCCTGGGTGCGGCCGTGGTCCTTCAGATCATTGGCTTCGAGGAGGGCGTCGACGGAGTCCTTCTTGGCGGCTTCGACGAAGCCGCAGGTGTTGACGACGGCGACGTCCGCTTCCTCGGCGTTCTCGACGAGCTCCCAGCCGTCCGCTGCCAAGCGGCCTGCGAGCTCCTCCGAGTCCACCTCGTTACGGGCGCAGCCGAGAGTGACAAGGGCGACGGTACGGCGTTCGGGCATGGACTCAAGACTACTTCGTCCCGGACGCACCTCCGTCGCGCAGGGTTCACCTGCGCGACGGTCGTCACATCCGGTCGTCCGGCCCATGAGGCGGCCGGACGTCAGCCGGCCTGGGGGTCGCCCTTGGTGTAGGACAGGCGCTCGACCTGGCCGGGCTCGAACGAGTCCTCGATCTTCTTGCCGTTGACGTAGAGCTCGATCGGACCGGCGTTGCCGAGGATGAGATCGATGCGCTCGTCGTCCTGGAAGGTCTTGGACTCGCCCGCGAGGAGCAGCCCGTCGAAGAGCAGCTTGCCGTCGTGGGCCTTGGCCGAGATCCAGCTCTTGTCGTCGGTGGCGGTCAGCCTGACCGTGACCTTGTCCTGCGGGACCGCCGCGATGGCGCTCTCGGAGGGCCTGGGGGCCGGCTTCACGGGCTTGGGCTTGGCGGGGGCGGTGGTCTTGACGGGGGCGGGCCCCTCCGCGACCGCGCCCGGTCCGGCCTGGCCGTCGGTGCCGTTGAACATGGTGAAGCCGACGAAGCCGACGACGGCCACGATGGCCGCGACCATGGCGGCGGTCCAGTTGGGGCGGCGGGGCTCGGGGCGGATGCGTTCCGCCTCGAAGAGGGGGGCGGCCGGGGTGGGCGAGGGCCGCCCGCCGTGCTCGGCGTCGTACTGCTCGATCAGCGGAGCCGGATCGAGCCCCACGGCGCGCGCGAGCGTGCGGACGTGCCCGCGGGCGTAGACGTCGCCGCCGCACCGCGAGAAGTCGTCCTCCTCGATGGCGTGCACGATCGGCACGCGCACCCGGGTGGAGGCGCTGACCTCTTCGACGGTGAGACCGGCGGCGACACGGGCCTGCTGGAGGGCGCGACCGATCGAATCCCGGTCATCTGCCGGGAAGTTCCGGTCGTCCTCGGGGGATTCGGGGGAGTTGCCGATGGACACGAGAGCGCCTTTCGAGCGTGTAGCCACCTGCTGGACGTTCAGTCTATGGGTGGTACGAAAGGGTGGGGCAACCGGGCGGGCGTCGTTTGTACGCCATGAGGCTGGACATGGTGCTTTCCCTCCCTCCAACTTGACGTACGCCCAGGGGAAACGGTTGCCCCCGTTCCCTTACGAGTGAGTCTCGGCCAGGTCTCGTTACGGCAGCGCCGCCCCGGGGGCCCCTCAGGCCCCGTCCTCCCCCCGGATCACGGCGAGCACCGAGTCCAGTTCGTCCGGCTTGACCAGCACGTCGCGGGCCTTCGAACCCTCGCTCGGTCCGACGATGTTGCGGGACTCCATCAGGTCCATCAGCCGGCCGGCCTTCGCGAAGCCGACGCGCAGCTTGCGCTGGAGCATCGAGGTGGAGCCGAACTGGGTGGAGACGACCAGCTCGGCGGCCTGGCACAGCAGGTCGAGGTCGTCGCCGATCTCCTCGTCGATCTCCTTCTTCTGCTTGGTGCCGACGGTGACGTCGTCCCGGAAGACGGGCGCCATCTGGTCCTTGCAGTGCTGGACGACGGCGGCGACCTCGTGCTCGGTCACGAAGGCGCCCTGCATACGGATGGGCTTGTTGGCGCCCATCGGCAGGAAGAGGCCGTCGCCCTTGCCGATCAGCTTCTCGGCGCCGGGCTGGTCGAGGATGACGCGGCTGTCGGCGAGCGAGGAGGTGGCGAAGGCGAGCCGGGAGGGCACGTTGGCCTTGATCAGGCCGGTGACGACGTCGACCGAAGGCCGCTGGGTGGCCAGCACCAGGTGGATGCCGGCCGCGCGGGCCAACTGGGTGATGCGGACGATGGCGTCCTCGACGTCCCTGGGCGCGACCATCATCAGGTCGGCGAGCTCGTCGACGATCACCAGCAGGTACGGGTAGGGCTGGAGCTCGCGCTCGCTGCCCGGCGGCGGCTTGACCTTGCCGTCCCGGATCGCCTGGTTGAAGTCGTCGATGTGCCGGAACCCGAACGCGGCCAGGTCGTCGTAGCGCAGGTCCATCTCGCGCACGACCCACTGCAGCGCCTCGGCGGCCCGCTTGGGGTTGGTGATGATCGGGGTGATCAGGTGCGGGATGCCCTCGTACGCGGTGAGCTCGACCCGCTTGGGGTCGACGAGGACCATCCGGACGTCCTCCGGGGTCGCTCTTATCATCACCGAGGTGATCAGGCAGTTGATGCAGGAGGACTTGCCGGATCCGGTGGCGCCGGCGACGAGGATGTGCGGCATCTTCGCCAGGTTGGCCATCACATAGCCGCCCTCGACGTCCTTGCCGAGCGCGACCAGCATCGGGTGGTCGTCCTCCGCCGCGTCGGCGAGGCGCAGCACGTCGCCGAGGTTGACCATCTCGCGGTCGGTGTTCGGGATCTCGATGCCGACCGCGGACTTCCCCGGGATCGGCGAGATGATCCGCACGTCGGGGCTGGCCACCGCGTACGCGATGTTCTTGGTGAGCGCGGTGATCTTCTCGACCTTGACGGCCGGGCCGAGCTCCACCTCGTAGCGGGTGACTGTCGGGCCGCGGGTGAAGCCGGTGACGGCCGCGTCGACCTTGAACTCGGCGAAGACGTTGGTGAGCGACTCGACGATCGCGTCGTTGGCGGCGCTGCGGGTCTTGCCGGGCCCGCCGCGCTCCAGGAGGTCCATCGAGGGCAGCGAGTACGTGATGTCGCCGGAGAGCTGGAGCTGCTCGGCCCGCGACGGCATCTCGGTCGGCTCGGGCGCCGGCTTCGTCAGGTCGGGCACTCCCCCGGCGGGCCCGCCGGTCTGCCGTTCCCCGCCGCCCCGCGCGCCGGGCACGGGGGCGCCCGGTCGTACGGGCACGGTGTCGGGTGCCGCGTCGGCGCCGGCCGCGGTCACGGCGGCGGACCGCTCCGCGGTGACGTCCCGGGTCAGGTCGGCGACCACGGGGGACGGCGGCATGCCGTTGAGGACGGCACCGTCGAGGGCGGCGGCCGCGGCGGCGGCCACGTCGACGGGGTCCAGGCCCCCGGTGTCGAAGGCGGACGCCGGCGGGGTGCGGCGCCGGCGTCCGCGCCGCTCCAGGGCGGCGGCCTCCGCGGTGTCCGGGTCGTAGTCCGGCCCGGCGGCGGACGCACGGCGGCGGACCGGGCGGGTGGGCCGCGGCTGGTCGTCCCGCCAGTCGTCGCCGTACGCGTCGTGGCCCGCGGCCTCCTCGGGGTCGTACTCCGCCTCGACGATGCCGAGCCGGGCGCCGAGGGCCCGCAGCCGCTGCGGGATGGCGTTGACGGGGGTGGCGGTGACCACCAGCAGACCGAAGATCGTCAGCAGCACCAGCATCGGCACCGCGAGGACCTCGCCCATCATGAAGACGAGCGGCTGCGAGGCGGCCCAGCCGATGAGCCCGCCCGCGTCCTGCATGGCCTCGGTGCCGTCGCCCCGGCCGGGCGACCCGCACGCGATGTGGACCTGCCCGAGAACGCCGATGACCAGCGCGGACAGGCCGATCACGATCCGCCCGTTGGCCTCGGGCCTCTCCGGATACAGGATCAGCCGCACGCCGATCGCGCCGACCAGCAGCGGGACCAGCAGGTCGAGCCTGCCGAAGGCGCCGGTGACCAGCATCTCCACCAGGTCGCCGACCGGACCGCGCAGGTTCGACCAGGTGCCGGCGGCGACGATCAAGGCGACGCCGAGCAGCAGCAGCGCGAGTCCGTCCTTGCGGTGGGCCGGGTCGAGGCCCTTGGCGCCGCGCCCTATCCCCCGGAACATCGCACCGACCGCGTGGGCGAGCCCGAGCCAGAGCCCGCGCACGAGCCGGTAGACGCCGCCGGTCGGGGACGGGGCCGGACGGGGCGCGGCCTTCTTCGCCGCCGCCTTCCTCGCGGGCGCGCGCTTGGCGGGCGCGGCCTTCTTCGCCGGCGCCTTCCTCGCGGGAGGCTTGGCGGGCGACTTCGCGGCCGCCGCCTTCTTCGCGGTGCCGGTCGTACGGCCGGCGCGCGGCTTCGCGGTGCCCGCCGTGCCCTGGGAACCCTTGCCGGACGTACGTGAGGCCATGATGCCGAGGTTACCGGTGTACGCCGCCGGGGATACAGCTCACCCGTTCGTGTCGCCCGTACGGGAGCGCGAAACTGACGCCCGCTCACGGCGGGCACCGGCCGGGTGACCGTGCGTCAGCCGGTGTCAGTTCTGCGTGGGCAGGGACGTGGGCGCGGCGCCCGTGCCCGGCTCCAGGGCGTCCAGGGCCCGGCGCAGACCGGTGAGCTTGCGCTCCAGGTGGGCCGCGGTGGCGACGGCGGCCGCGTCGGCGGAGTCGTCGTCGAGCTGCTTGGACAGGGCCTCGGCCTGCTCCTCGACCGCGGCGAGCCGCGCCGACAGCTCGGCGAGCAGCCCGGCCGACTGGCTGCCCTGGCCGCCGTTGGCCCCGCCCTCCAGCTGGAGGCGCAGCAGCGCGGCCTGCTCGCGCAGCTGGCAGTTCTTCATGTACAGGTCGACGAAGACCGAGACCTTGGCCCGCAGCACCCACGGGTCGAAGGGCTTGGAGATGTAGTCGACCGCGCCCGCCGCGTACCCCCGGAAGGTGTGGTGGGGGGCCGTGGTTGATGGCCGTGAGGAAAATGATCGGGATGTCCCGGGTCCGCTCGCGCCGCTTGATGTGCGCGGCCGTCTCGAACCCGTCCATGCCCGGCATCTGGACGTCCAGCAGGATGACCGCGAAGTCGTCCGTCAGCAGCGCCTTGAGCGCTTCCTCCCCGGACGATGCCCGCACCAGCGTCTGATCGAGCGCGGAGAGAATGGCCTCCAGCGCCAGCAGATTCTCCGGCCGGTCATCGACCAGGAGGATCTTGGCCTTCTGCACCATGCCCCGTCCTCCTCGCCCCGGCACTGGCTCCCTCAGGCTCTGCGAGCCGGGGGAAGCACCGGGCGCCGCCCCAGAAGACGACTCCCATGCGCCGTCCGTCCTTGTGCCGGTCATCGTAGCCGCACCCCGCCCGTCGCCACACCCTGTCACCGCATTGTCACAGAGCACGCACTTGCGTGCCCCTCCGTCGAACGCGGCGGGAGACCAGAAGGTTCCCCGTCCGGCGGGCTCTCACACCCGGTGGCGGCGGCCCGCCGGACGGCGCCCCACCTCGTCAGCGGCCCTCCCCCCGCATCCACTGCTCCATCACCGTCAGCAGATGGTCGGGGTCGACCGGCTTGGTGACGTAGTCGGAGGCCCCCGACTCGATCGCCTTCTCCCGGTCGCCCTTCATCGCCTTCGCGGTCAGCGCGATGATCGGCAGGCCCGCGAACTGCGGCATCCGCCGGATCGCGGTGGTCGTCGCGTACCCGTCCATCTCCGGCATCATGATGTCCATCAGCACCACCGACACGTCGTCGTGCTGCTCCAGGACCTCGATGCCCTCGCGGCCGTTCTCCGCGTACAGCACCGCCAGGCCGTGCTGCTCCAGGACGCTGGTGAGCGCGAACACGTTGCGGATGTCGTCGTCGACGATCAGCACCTTCTCGCCCGCGAACGAGAACGTCGGACGCGGCTCGGGCTCCGCCCGCTCCTCCCCGGCGGCCTGTTCCTCCTTGCCCGGCTGCCCCGGCAGCTGCGCCCGCTGCTCCACCGCCTTGCGGCGGTGCCGGAACAGCGCGCCGGCCCCGGACCTGGCCTCCGTGCGCGCCGGTGCCGGCGCGAAGTGCACCAGGCCCTCCGCGGTCTGCTCCTCCAGGGCGAGGCGGTCCTCCGCGTCCGGCTGCTCGGAACCCTGCCCCGACTGCGCGGGCTCCTGGGGGTTCAGCGGCAGGTACAGGGTGAACGTCGAGCCGCGGCCCGGCTCGCTCGCCGCGTAGATCTCGCCGCCCAGCAGCCGGGCGATCTCCCGGCTGATCGACAGACCCAGCCCCGTACCGCCGTACTTGCGGCTGGTGGTGCCGTCGGCCTGCTTGAACGCCTCGAAGATCACCCGCATCTTGCCGGCCGCGATGCCGATGCCGGTGTCGGTGACCGAGAACGCGATCATCTCGGCCTCCGGGTCGCGCAGCGTCCCGGCCTCCAGGAGCTGCTCCCGGATCGACTGCGGCACGTCCGCGCCCGCGGGCCGGATCACCAGCTCCACCGCGCCGGTGTCGGTGAACTTCACCGCGTTCGACAGCAGGTTGCGCAGCACCTGGAGCAGCCGCTGCTCGTCGGTGTGCAGGGTGGCCGGCAGCTCCGGCGAGACCCGCACCGAGAAGTCCAGTCCCTTCTCCGCGGTCAGCGGCCGGAAGGTGGCCTCCACGTAGTCGACGAGCTGCACCAGCGCGATCCGCGTCGGCGAGACGTCCATCTTGCCCGCCTCGACCTTCGACAGGTCCAGGATGTCGTTGATCAGCTGGAGCAGGTCGGAGCCGGCCCCGTGGATGGTCTCGGCGAACTCGACCTGCTTGGGCGTCAGATTGGCGTCCGCGTTGTCGGCGAGCAACTTGGCCAGGATCAGCAGCGAGTTGAGCGGCGTGCGCAGCTCGTGCGACATGTTGGCCAGGAACTCCGACTTGTAGCGCATGGAGACGGCGAGCTGCTCGGCACGCTCCTCCAGGACCTGCCGGGCCTCCTCGATCTCGGTGTTCTTCACCTCGATGTCCCGGTTCTGACGGGCCAGCAGCTCCGCCTTCTCCTCCAGCTCGGCGTTGGAGTTCTGCAGCTCCTTCTGCCGGTGCTCCAGTTCCGCCGACCGCTCCCGCAACTGCTCGGTCAGCTCCTGCGACTGCTGGAGCAGCACCTCGGTACGGGTGTTGACGCTGATGGTGTTGACCGTGGTCGCGATCAGCTCGGCGATCTGGTTGAGGAAGTCCCGCTGGATCTGCGTGAACGGCTGGAACGAGGCCAGCTCGATCACCCCGAGGACCCGGCCCTCGAACAGCACCGGCAGCACGATCACATGAGCTGGCGCCGCCTCGCCGAGCCCGGAGGAGATCTTCAGATAGCCCGGCGGCACGTTGACCTGGATGGTCCGCTTCTCCTCCGCGGCCGTCCCGATGAGCGTCTCGCCCGGCCGGAACGAGGTCGGCATGGAACCGGCGGAGTAGCCGTAACTGCCGCGCATCCGCAGCTCGTACGAGCCCTCTCCCTCGCCCAGCGGTTCGCCGTCGGCGTTGGCGGAACCGGTCGGCATCGCCACGAAGAAGGCGCCGTGCTGCGCGGAGACCACCGGCGTGAGCTCGCTCATGATGAGGGAGGCCACGTCGTCGAGGTCCCGCCGGCCCTGCATCAGACCCGAGATGCGCGCCAGGTTGCCCTTCAGCCAGTCCTGCTCCTCGTTGGCGAGGGTGGTGTCCCGCAGGTTGGCGATCATGGTGTTGATGTTCTCCTGGAGGGCCTGGATCTCGCCCGCCGCGTCGACACCGTCGATCTTCAGGTTGAGGTCGCCGCGGGTCACCGCCGTGGCGACGGCCGCGATCGCCCGCACCTGCCGGGTCAGGTTCCCGGCCATCTCGTTCACGGACTCCGTCAGGTCCCGCCAGGTGCCGTCCACGTCCCGCACCCGCGCCTGACCGCCGAGCTGCCCGTCCGTGCCCACCTCGCGGGCCACGCGCGTGACCTCCTCGGCGAAGTTCGACAGCTGGTCGACCATCGTGTTGATGGTGCTCTTCAGCTCCTGGATCTCGCCCCGCGCATCGATGTCGATCTTCTTGGTGAGATCGCCCTTGGCGATGGCCGTGGTGACGGCCGCGATCTGCCGCACCTGACCGGTCAGGTTGTCGGCCATGCCGTTCACCGAGTCGGTGAGGTCCTTCCAGGTGCCCGAGACGCCCGGCACCCGCGCCTGACCGCCGAGGATGCCGTCGGTGCCCACCTCACGGGCCACCCGCGTCACCTCGTCGGCGAACGACGACAGCGTCGTCACCATCGTGTTGACGGTGTCGGCGAGCTCGGCGACCTCGCCGCGCGCCTCGACGGTGACCTTCTTCGTCAGGTCGCCGTTGGCGACCGCCGCCGAGACCCGGGAGATGTTCCGCACCTGCGAGGTCAGGTTGTTGGCCATCAGGTTGACGTTGTCGCTCAGGTCCTTCCAGATGCCGGTCACCCCGCGCACCCGGGCCTGACCGCCGAGGATGCCCTCGGTGCCCACCTCACGGGCCACCCGCGTCACCTCGTCGGCGAAGTTCGACAGCTGGTCGACCATCGTGTTGACGGTCGTCACCAGCTCCAGGATCTCGCCCTTGGCGTCGACGGTGATCTTCTTCGACAGGTCGCCGCGCGCCACCGCCGTGGTGACCTCGGCGATGTTGCGGACCTGGAAGGTCAGGTTGTTCGCCATCGAGTTCACGGACTGGGTCAGGTCCTTCCAGGTGCCGGAGACCCCCTGCACCTCGGCCTGACCGCCCAGGATGCCCTCGGTGCCCACCTCACGGGCCACCCGCGTCACCTGGTCGGCGAAGCTGGAGAGCTGGTCCACCATCGTGTTGAGGGTGTTCTTCAGCTCCAGGATCTCGCCGCGCGCGTCCACGTCGATCTTCTGCGACAGGTCACCGCGCGCCACCGCGGTCGCGACCTGCGCGATGTTGCGCACCTGCGCCGTCAGGTTCCCGGCCATGCCGTTCACCGAGTCGGTCAGATCGCGCCACACCCCGGCCACGCCCGGCACCTGCGCCTGACCGCCGAGCCGCCCGTCCGTGCCCACCTCACGGGCCACCCGCGTCACCTGGTCCGCGAACGCGGACAGCTGGTCGACCATCGTGTTGATGGTGTTCTTCAGCTCCAGGATCTCGCCGCGCGCGTCCACGTCGATCTTCTGCGACAGGTCACCGCGCGCCACGGCCGTCGTCACCTGCGCGATCTGCCGCACCTGCGAGGTCAGGTTGCCGGCCATGAAGTTCACCGAGTCGGTGAGCTCCCGCCACCGGCCGGACACGCCGTCCACCCGGGCCTGACCGCCGAGCCGGCCCTCGGTGCCCACGTCCCGGGCCATCCGCGTCACCTGGTCCGCGAACGACGACAGCTGCGACACCATCGTGTTGACGGTGTTCTTCAGCTCCAGCATCTCGCCGGCCACGTCCACCGTGACCTTCTGCGACAGATCACCGTTCGCGACCGCCGTCGTCACCTGCGCGATGTCCCGCACCTGACCCGTCAGGTTGCGGAACGCCGTGTTCACCGAATCGGTGAGGTCCTTCCACGTGCCCGCCGCACCCGGCACCTCGGCCTGGCCGCCCAGCAGACCCTCGACGCCGACCTCCCGCGCCACCCGGGTCACCTCGGAACCGAACGCCGAGAGCTGGTCGACCATCGTGTTGACGGTGTTCTTCAGCTCCAGCATCTCGCCGGCCACGTCCACCGTGACCTTCTGCGACAGATCACCGTTGGCCACCGCCGTCGTCACCTGCGCGATGTCCCGCACCTGCGTGGTGATGTTCCGGAAGACGGTGTTGACCGAGTCCGTGAGGTCCTTCCACGTACCCGCCGCGCCCGGCACCTGCGCCTGACCGCCCAGCAGACCCTGCGCACCGACCTCGCCGGAGACCCGGGTCACCTCGTCGGCGAAGGTCCGCAG
It encodes:
- a CDS encoding HAMP domain-containing protein is translated as MESGTTTRRGGGSRAKGGGRSRGGGTVQVDAAALHRLLAALVSMRDGNFRKRLTVSGDGVMAEIAAVFNEVADRQTHLTGELSRVRRVVGREGKLSERLETGAAEGAWAAAIDAANALVDELARPVSEVGRVLSAVAEGDLGQRMELRSEGTDGTTRPLRGEFLKVARTVNNLVDQLSVFADEVTRVALEVGTEGILGGQAQVRGMSGSWKDLTDSVNTMANRLTAQVRDIALVTTAVANGDLSQKVTANVAGEMLELKNTVNRMVDQLSSFSSEVTRVAREVGTEGELGGQAEVAGVAGVWKDLTDSVNTMAGNLTNQVRGIAEVTTAVANGDLSQKVRVSARGEIAQLADTINQMTETLRTFADEVTRVSGEVGAQGLLGGQAQVPGAAGTWKDLTDSVNTVFRNITTQVRDIAQVTTAVANGDLSQKVTVDVAGEMLELKNTVNTMVDQLSAFGSEVTRVAREVGVEGLLGGQAEVPGAAGTWKDLTDSVNTAFRNLTGQVRDIAQVTTAVANGDLSQKVTVDVAGEMLELKNTVNTMVSQLSSFADQVTRMARDVGTEGRLGGQARVDGVSGRWRELTDSVNFMAGNLTSQVRQIAQVTTAVARGDLSQKIDVDARGEILELKNTINTMVDQLSAFADQVTRVAREVGTDGRLGGQAQVPGVAGVWRDLTDSVNGMAGNLTAQVRNIAQVATAVARGDLSQKIDVDARGEILELKNTLNTMVDQLSSFADQVTRVAREVGTEGILGGQAEVQGVSGTWKDLTQSVNSMANNLTFQVRNIAEVTTAVARGDLSKKITVDAKGEILELVTTVNTMVDQLSNFADEVTRVAREVGTEGILGGQARVRGVTGIWKDLSDNVNLMANNLTSQVRNISRVSAAVANGDLTKKVTVEARGEVAELADTVNTMVTTLSSFADEVTRVAREVGTDGILGGQARVPGVSGTWKDLTDSVNGMADNLTGQVRQIAAVTTAIAKGDLTKKIDIDARGEIQELKSTINTMVDQLSNFAEEVTRVAREVGTDGQLGGQARVRDVDGTWRDLTESVNEMAGNLTRQVRAIAAVATAVTRGDLNLKIDGVDAAGEIQALQENINTMIANLRDTTLANEEQDWLKGNLARISGLMQGRRDLDDVASLIMSELTPVVSAQHGAFFVAMPTGSANADGEPLGEGEGSYELRMRGSYGYSAGSMPTSFRPGETLIGTAAEEKRTIQVNVPPGYLKISSGLGEAAPAHVIVLPVLFEGRVLGVIELASFQPFTQIQRDFLNQIAELIATTVNTISVNTRTEVLLQQSQELTEQLRERSAELEHRQKELQNSNAELEEKAELLARQNRDIEVKNTEIEEARQVLEERAEQLAVSMRYKSEFLANMSHELRTPLNSLLILAKLLADNADANLTPKQVEFAETIHGAGSDLLQLINDILDLSKVEAGKMDVSPTRIALVQLVDYVEATFRPLTAEKGLDFSVRVSPELPATLHTDEQRLLQVLRNLLSNAVKFTDTGAVELVIRPAGADVPQSIREQLLEAGTLRDPEAEMIAFSVTDTGIGIAAGKMRVIFEAFKQADGTTSRKYGGTGLGLSISREIARLLGGEIYAASEPGRGSTFTLYLPLNPQEPAQSGQGSEQPDAEDRLALEEQTAEGLVHFAPAPARTEARSGAGALFRHRRKAVEQRAQLPGQPGKEEQAAGEERAEPEPRPTFSFAGEKVLIVDDDIRNVFALTSVLEQHGLAVLYAENGREGIEVLEQHDDVSVVLMDIMMPEMDGYATTTAIRRMPQFAGLPIIALTAKAMKGDREKAIESGASDYVTKPVDPDHLLTVMEQWMRGEGR